In Aristaeella hokkaidonensis, the following are encoded in one genomic region:
- a CDS encoding polyribonucleotide nucleotidyltransferase gives MESKKYTMDFAGRPLTLEFGRYCEQANGSVWVHLGDTVVMINATMAPAPREGVDFFPLAVDVEEKQYSVGKIPGGFIKREGRPSEKATLTCRLIDRPLRPLFEKGMRNDVQVVVTILSVEQDVPPEIPAMIGSSVALAVSDIPWNGPTGAVLVGRVNGQFVICPDEAQRAESDLSLYVAGTEEAIMMVEAGAKELSEETMLDAILFGHEEIKKLVAFQKQIVAEIGKEKQVVPLITTGDDIKAAVREFAYDKCVWTFDTFDRSERQQREAQTKQETLASLAEKFEGRESEIEDALYYLNKEVMRAKILNEGIRPDGRKVTEIRPIWCDVGVLPRTHGSAIFTRGQTQALTVTTLGTVSEGQTLDGLSSEDFKRYIHHYNMPPYATGEAGRLKSPGRREIGHGALAERALLPVIPSEEEFPYALRLVSEILSSNGSSSMASVCGSTLSLMDAGVPIHAPVAGVAMGLITDKESGKLAVLTDIQGLEDFLGDMDFKVAGSMNGITALQMDIKIAGINRAILQQALRQALEGRLHILKIMLDTLGQPRAELSPYAPKIIRFTINPEKIREVIGPGGKMINKIIAETGVKIDIEDDGSVFISTPDQQAADKARHIIEGIAKDIEVGDVYTGKVVRIMNFGAFVELAPGKDGMIHISKLDNKRVEKVEDVVNIGDELEVKVNEIDAQGRINLIRNDIEYASGTDFSRHDGNRRPPRRNSNHD, from the coding sequence ATGGAATCCAAAAAGTACACAATGGATTTTGCCGGCCGTCCCCTGACGCTGGAGTTCGGCAGGTACTGTGAGCAGGCCAACGGTTCCGTCTGGGTACACCTGGGCGATACCGTCGTTATGATCAATGCCACCATGGCTCCCGCTCCCCGTGAAGGCGTGGATTTCTTCCCTCTCGCAGTAGATGTGGAAGAGAAGCAGTATTCCGTTGGCAAAATCCCCGGCGGTTTCATCAAGCGTGAAGGCCGTCCCTCTGAAAAGGCTACCCTTACCTGTCGTCTGATCGACCGTCCTCTCCGCCCCCTGTTCGAAAAGGGTATGCGGAATGACGTCCAGGTGGTTGTCACCATCCTCAGCGTGGAACAGGATGTTCCTCCGGAAATCCCGGCCATGATCGGTTCTTCCGTTGCCCTGGCTGTCAGCGATATTCCGTGGAACGGACCGACCGGTGCTGTGCTGGTAGGTCGCGTCAACGGTCAGTTTGTCATCTGCCCCGATGAAGCCCAGCGCGCTGAAAGCGATCTGAGCCTCTATGTGGCCGGTACGGAAGAAGCCATCATGATGGTTGAAGCCGGTGCCAAGGAACTGTCCGAAGAAACCATGCTCGACGCCATCCTTTTCGGTCACGAAGAGATCAAAAAGCTGGTTGCCTTCCAGAAGCAGATTGTTGCCGAAATCGGCAAGGAAAAGCAGGTTGTGCCGCTGATCACCACCGGTGATGACATCAAGGCCGCTGTTCGTGAATTTGCCTATGACAAGTGCGTCTGGACCTTCGATACTTTCGATCGTTCTGAACGCCAGCAGCGTGAAGCGCAGACCAAGCAGGAGACCCTGGCTTCCCTGGCTGAAAAGTTCGAAGGCCGCGAAAGCGAAATCGAGGATGCCCTGTATTACCTCAATAAAGAAGTCATGCGTGCGAAAATCCTGAATGAGGGTATTCGTCCTGACGGCCGCAAGGTTACCGAAATCCGCCCCATCTGGTGCGATGTCGGCGTCCTTCCGCGGACCCACGGCAGCGCCATCTTCACCCGCGGCCAGACCCAGGCCCTGACTGTGACCACCCTGGGCACTGTCAGCGAAGGTCAGACCCTGGACGGCCTGAGCAGTGAAGATTTCAAGCGCTACATCCATCACTACAATATGCCGCCGTATGCCACCGGTGAAGCCGGCCGTCTGAAGAGCCCCGGCCGCCGCGAAATCGGTCACGGCGCTCTGGCTGAACGGGCCCTGCTGCCCGTCATCCCCTCTGAGGAAGAATTCCCCTACGCCCTTCGTCTGGTGAGTGAAATCCTGTCCTCCAACGGTTCTTCTTCCATGGCTTCCGTCTGCGGCTCCACGCTGAGCCTGATGGATGCCGGCGTTCCGATTCATGCCCCCGTTGCCGGTGTGGCCATGGGTCTGATCACCGATAAGGAAAGCGGCAAGCTGGCTGTCCTGACCGACATCCAGGGACTGGAAGACTTCCTCGGCGATATGGACTTCAAAGTTGCCGGTTCCATGAACGGTATCACTGCCCTGCAGATGGATATCAAAATTGCCGGCATCAACCGTGCCATCCTGCAGCAGGCGCTGCGTCAGGCACTGGAAGGCCGCCTGCATATCCTGAAGATCATGCTGGATACCCTCGGACAGCCCAGGGCTGAACTGAGCCCCTACGCTCCGAAGATTATCCGCTTCACCATCAATCCCGAGAAGATCCGCGAAGTCATCGGACCCGGTGGAAAGATGATCAACAAGATCATTGCCGAAACCGGTGTGAAGATTGACATCGAGGATGACGGCAGCGTCTTTATCTCCACGCCTGATCAGCAGGCTGCCGATAAAGCCCGCCACATCATCGAGGGCATTGCCAAGGATATCGAAGTCGGTGACGTGTATACCGGTAAGGTTGTCCGCATCATGAACTTCGGCGCCTTTGTGGAACTGGCTCCCGGCAAGGACGGTATGATCCACATTTCCAAGCTTGACAACAAGCGTGTTGAAAAGGTGGAAGATGTTGTCAATATCGGTGATGAGCTGGAAGTCAAGGTCAACGAGATTGACGCTCAGGGCCGGATTAATCTGATCAGGAACGACATTGAATATGCTTCCGGAACGGATTTCTCCCGTCATGACGGAAACCGTCGTCCTCCCCGCCGCAACAGCAACCACGACTGA
- a CDS encoding DUF1292 domain-containing protein, whose protein sequence is MSDEIKNNEDSFEQDDVNALTEGDIIEMIGDDGETVSFIFVDALEYEGDVYLALAEPEEDDAVFFLKIEQDEEGNDVYNAPDEELEDILFKRFTEMRGSEE, encoded by the coding sequence ATGAGCGATGAAATCAAAAACAATGAGGATTCCTTTGAACAGGATGACGTGAACGCCCTGACTGAAGGCGATATCATCGAAATGATCGGTGATGACGGTGAAACCGTATCCTTCATTTTCGTTGATGCGCTGGAATACGAGGGAGATGTTTATCTCGCACTGGCTGAGCCTGAAGAGGATGACGCTGTTTTCTTCCTGAAGATTGAACAGGATGAAGAAGGCAACGATGTTTACAACGCTCCCGATGAAGAGCTGGAAGACATCCTTTTCAAGCGCTTTACTGAAATGCGCGGAAGCGAGGAATAA
- a CDS encoding amino acid ABC transporter ATP-binding protein — MSEHILEIRHLSKAFGTHAVLKDIDFTVDKGDVTTIIGASGSGKSTLLRCINLLETLTTGEILFHGKDITGRGVNSSAYRAKVGMVFQSFNLFNNLTVLANCMIGQQKVLKTGHDEARKRALYYLNKVGMAPYINARPDQISGGQKQRVAIARALAMEPEILLFDEPTSALDPEMVGEVLDVMKSLATKDNMTMLVVTHEMSFARDVSSHVVYMADGVIEEEGDPEKIFSNPESPKTKDFLKRILNN, encoded by the coding sequence ATGAGCGAACACATTCTTGAAATCCGTCACCTCTCCAAAGCCTTCGGAACGCATGCGGTGCTGAAGGATATTGACTTTACGGTTGACAAGGGCGACGTGACAACCATTATCGGCGCCAGCGGAAGCGGAAAATCAACGCTGCTCAGATGCATCAACCTGCTTGAAACACTGACAACCGGTGAAATCCTGTTTCACGGGAAGGATATCACAGGACGGGGCGTCAACTCCTCCGCCTACCGGGCCAAGGTCGGTATGGTATTCCAGAGCTTTAACCTGTTCAACAACCTGACCGTTCTGGCAAACTGCATGATCGGCCAGCAGAAGGTACTGAAGACCGGACATGATGAAGCACGGAAACGGGCCCTGTATTACCTGAACAAAGTAGGAATGGCGCCATACATCAACGCCAGACCGGACCAGATATCCGGCGGACAGAAGCAGCGCGTTGCAATTGCCCGTGCACTGGCCATGGAACCGGAGATTCTGCTTTTTGACGAACCCACGTCCGCACTGGACCCTGAAATGGTGGGAGAAGTGCTGGACGTCATGAAATCCCTGGCAACGAAAGATAACATGACCATGCTGGTTGTGACCCATGAGATGTCTTTCGCCCGGGACGTCAGCAGCCATGTGGTTTATATGGCTGACGGCGTAATCGAGGAAGAAGGGGACCCTGAAAAGATCTTCTCCAATCCCGAGAGTCCAAAGACGAAGGATTTCCTGAAAAGGATCCTCAACAACTGA
- a CDS encoding uracil-xanthine permease family protein, translating into MNLVYKVNDKPKFGQLIVFALQQLLAILAATIAVPSIVGNGMSQSAALFGAGVGTIVYLLFTKFKSPVFLGSSFAFLGSMFAAFGGAASTAVGYAGLVIGAVFAGLVYVIIAIIVKYAGVAWIRKLMPAVVIGPTVAIIGLSLAGNAIGDALKGAVLDNGTYIMNTQGWVSLICALVTLLTVVFCSVKGKKMMKLIPFIIGIVAGYIVALIFTLIGNASGNDALKVLDFTAFSSMKWVPEFTFIKAFEGFQTITAKYILSITVAYVPVAFVVFAEHIADHKNLSTIIDQDLLEEPGLHRTLLGDGIGSMAGAFFGGCPNTTYGESVGCVAITGNASVITILCTAIIAIAASFFAPFVTFLSTIPSCVMGGVCITLYGFIAVSGLKMLQPVDLNDNRNLFTASVILIAGIGGMTLKIGSVTITEIACALILGIIVNLLFNRPAKNDQ; encoded by the coding sequence ATGAATCTGGTCTACAAGGTCAATGACAAACCCAAGTTTGGTCAGCTGATCGTCTTCGCGCTCCAGCAGCTGCTTGCGATCCTTGCTGCGACCATCGCCGTCCCCAGCATCGTTGGCAACGGCATGAGCCAGAGCGCCGCCCTTTTCGGCGCCGGCGTCGGTACGATTGTCTACCTGCTCTTCACTAAGTTCAAGAGCCCTGTGTTCCTTGGATCCAGCTTTGCTTTCCTTGGTTCCATGTTCGCTGCTTTCGGCGGCGCCGCTTCCACCGCGGTTGGCTATGCCGGCCTGGTGATCGGTGCCGTTTTCGCCGGTCTTGTTTATGTGATCATCGCCATCATCGTCAAGTATGCCGGTGTTGCCTGGATCCGTAAGCTCATGCCCGCCGTTGTTATCGGCCCCACCGTTGCCATCATCGGACTGTCCCTGGCCGGCAACGCCATCGGCGATGCCCTGAAGGGTGCTGTGCTGGATAACGGCACTTATATCATGAATACCCAGGGCTGGGTCAGCCTGATCTGCGCCCTTGTCACCCTGCTGACGGTTGTCTTCTGCTCCGTCAAGGGAAAGAAAATGATGAAGCTGATTCCCTTCATCATCGGTATTGTTGCCGGCTACATTGTTGCCCTCATCTTCACCCTGATCGGTAACGCTTCCGGTAATGACGCCCTGAAAGTGCTCGATTTCACCGCTTTCAGCTCCATGAAGTGGGTTCCTGAATTCACCTTCATCAAGGCCTTCGAAGGTTTCCAGACCATCACTGCCAAGTATATCCTCTCCATCACGGTTGCCTATGTTCCCGTAGCCTTCGTGGTTTTCGCCGAGCATATTGCAGACCATAAGAACCTGTCCACCATCATCGATCAGGATCTGCTCGAGGAGCCCGGCCTCCATCGCACCCTGCTGGGCGACGGTATTGGCTCCATGGCCGGTGCCTTCTTCGGCGGCTGCCCCAACACCACCTACGGTGAGTCCGTCGGCTGCGTGGCCATCACCGGCAATGCTTCCGTCATCACGATCCTGTGCACTGCGATCATCGCCATCGCTGCCAGCTTCTTTGCTCCCTTCGTAACCTTCCTGAGCACGATCCCCAGCTGCGTCATGGGCGGCGTCTGCATCACCCTGTACGGCTTCATCGCTGTTTCCGGTCTGAAGATGCTCCAGCCTGTTGACCTTAACGACAACCGCAACCTGTTCACCGCTTCCGTGATCCTGATTGCCGGTATCGGCGGCATGACACTGAAGATCGGTTCTGTCACGATTACCGAAATTGCCTGCGCTCTGATCCTCGGTATCATCGTGAACCTGCTTTTCAACCGCCCCGCGAAAAACGATCAGTAA
- a CDS encoding substrate-binding domain-containing protein, translated as MIECETENTRTLIPSNHSPREEKTIMRRKRIAVLMASIEREYQQHFASGLAEASAGYGIDICIFNSMGYMDVSLSTSEREESMIYDLPDLETFDGIISMPATMGSEATLRKIFEVITPLKGKPHISIDVIQENAVTIQFNDRNSVEELTEHMISRHGAKRIMYVCGPMHSEVAMERLEACRSMMRRYGLEMDEKLLFDGQWTRTGGRQAAEKMLAMHEALPDAILCGNDDMALGVIEYLSEHGIRVPRDVAVTGFDASREAVMRGVTTIRRPIDRTAQKAIEILNKWIDGAKPAEKVIHMNTIPVYGDSCGCLKNQEHLNEMLRNLGTEKWNMETTLTCISMYAGSMAGVGDELEAHHRIHDFIRYWDIRDFFLCVDPSICRETDGEETDSGSYPDEMLLLYGMTDGKTYQPVLYSTHELVPAFDEDRKTTLCLIFCPLYYRNRSFGYVGLNPGSLTSGAALYPFLMLLNGALMSLYLQTNIKRYTSTIEQMAIRDIMTGMLNRRGFLEKAPAVMEKARKNNKVFAILSADMNHMKHINDEFGHQSGDIAICRMGKAMESLGEFSFVPVHISGDEFLAYGILDSMEEAEKLKDCAREAISDLNARDPWICDISASFGIYAAVPQMHDTLDQYMTMADRRMYDEKNSRKFGRRKEDLKINNEKG; from the coding sequence ATGATAGAATGTGAGACAGAAAACACCCGAACATTGATCCCGTCCAATCATTCTCCCCGGGAGGAAAAGACGATCATGCGCCGCAAGAGAATTGCCGTACTGATGGCCAGTATTGAGCGAGAATATCAGCAGCATTTCGCATCCGGACTGGCAGAAGCCAGCGCCGGATACGGGATTGATATCTGCATATTCAACAGTATGGGATATATGGACGTTTCGCTGTCCACCAGTGAGAGAGAAGAAAGCATGATCTATGACCTGCCGGACCTGGAAACATTTGACGGGATTATCTCCATGCCGGCTACCATGGGAAGCGAAGCCACGCTCCGGAAAATATTTGAAGTTATTACGCCCCTGAAAGGAAAGCCGCATATTTCCATAGACGTTATCCAGGAAAACGCAGTGACTATCCAGTTCAACGATAGAAACAGCGTGGAAGAGCTGACAGAACATATGATTTCCAGACACGGGGCAAAACGCATCATGTATGTCTGCGGTCCGATGCATTCCGAGGTGGCCATGGAACGGCTGGAAGCCTGCAGGAGCATGATGCGCCGATATGGCCTGGAAATGGATGAAAAGCTTCTTTTTGACGGGCAATGGACGCGCACAGGCGGGAGACAGGCGGCAGAAAAGATGCTCGCCATGCATGAAGCACTGCCGGACGCGATTCTGTGCGGCAATGACGATATGGCTCTGGGTGTGATAGAATACCTGAGCGAACACGGAATCCGCGTACCCAGGGACGTGGCAGTCACTGGATTTGACGCATCCCGGGAGGCGGTGATGCGGGGTGTGACAACCATCCGCAGGCCGATTGACAGGACGGCTCAGAAAGCCATTGAAATCCTGAACAAATGGATTGACGGAGCAAAACCGGCGGAAAAAGTGATCCATATGAATACCATCCCGGTATACGGAGACAGCTGCGGATGCCTGAAAAACCAGGAACACCTGAACGAGATGCTGCGGAACCTGGGTACCGAAAAATGGAATATGGAAACAACCCTTACTTGTATCAGCATGTATGCGGGCAGCATGGCGGGCGTCGGTGACGAGTTGGAAGCCCATCACCGAATCCATGATTTCATCCGATACTGGGATATCCGGGACTTTTTCCTTTGCGTGGATCCGTCAATCTGCAGGGAAACGGACGGGGAAGAAACAGACAGCGGATCCTATCCGGACGAAATGCTGCTGCTGTACGGCATGACCGACGGGAAGACCTATCAGCCGGTTCTTTATTCCACCCATGAACTGGTACCGGCATTTGACGAGGACAGGAAAACTACACTCTGCCTGATCTTCTGTCCGTTGTATTACCGGAACAGGAGCTTCGGGTATGTGGGACTGAATCCGGGCAGCCTGACCAGCGGAGCGGCCCTGTATCCTTTCCTGATGCTCCTGAATGGAGCCCTGATGAGCCTCTATCTCCAGACGAATATCAAAAGATATACAAGTACCATTGAACAGATGGCCATCAGGGATATCATGACCGGGATGCTGAACCGAAGGGGTTTCCTGGAGAAAGCCCCGGCGGTGATGGAAAAAGCCAGAAAAAATAACAAGGTGTTTGCCATTCTCAGCGCTGATATGAACCATATGAAGCATATCAACGATGAATTCGGCCATCAGTCCGGCGATATCGCCATCTGCAGGATGGGAAAGGCCATGGAAAGCCTGGGAGAATTCTCCTTTGTTCCCGTTCATATCAGCGGAGATGAATTCCTGGCCTACGGCATCCTCGACAGTATGGAAGAGGCGGAGAAGCTCAAGGACTGCGCCAGGGAAGCGATCAGCGACCTGAATGCAAGGGATCCCTGGATTTGCGATATCAGCGCCAGTTTCGGTATCTACGCGGCAGTGCCGCAGATGCATGATACTCTGGATCAGTATATGACGATGGCTGACCGAAGGATGTATGATGAAAAGAACAGCCGTAAATTCGGACGAAGGAAAGAAGACCTGAAGATAAACAATGAAAAAGGCTGA
- the pyrR gene encoding bifunctional pyr operon transcriptional regulator/uracil phosphoribosyltransferase PyrR has protein sequence MELKSEIMDEAAVLRSMKRITHEIIEKNNGTADIILLGIHRRGMPLAAILRDNIRSFEGTDVPLGSIDISLYRDDLTEVSDLPETGATSIPCDINGKKVILVDDVIYTGRTVRAAIEAVFHYGRPDSIQLAVLIDRGHRELPIRPDYVGKNIPTSHSEVVSVMVNEFDGKTGVALYQL, from the coding sequence ATGGAACTGAAATCTGAAATCATGGATGAAGCTGCTGTGCTTCGAAGCATGAAGCGCATCACCCACGAAATTATTGAGAAAAACAACGGCACAGCCGATATTATCCTGCTGGGGATTCATCGCAGGGGGATGCCTCTTGCCGCCATCCTGCGGGATAATATCCGCAGCTTTGAGGGGACGGATGTCCCCCTGGGCAGCATCGATATTTCACTCTATCGGGACGACCTGACCGAAGTCAGTGATCTTCCCGAAACCGGCGCCACGTCTATTCCCTGCGATATCAACGGCAAAAAGGTTATTCTCGTGGATGATGTGATCTATACGGGACGTACTGTGCGTGCGGCAATTGAGGCTGTCTTCCATTACGGCCGTCCGGATTCCATCCAACTGGCGGTGCTCATAGACCGCGGCCATCGGGAACTGCCGATCCGTCCTGATTATGTGGGCAAAAATATCCCTACCAGTCACAGTGAAGTTGTATCAGTCATGGTGAACGAATTTGACGGAAAAACCGGCGTTGCCTTGTACCAGTTATAA
- the ruvX gene encoding Holliday junction resolvase RuvX — MNERIVCLDIGDVRIGVAVSDPTGTIASPVEVIQRVGWGPDTRRIVSICERYETNRILSGLPLNMDGSEGFQAQKVRQFCDQLAKAGLQVVFQDERLSTVSAEDALIEGGVSRAERKQKVDMIAASVILRQWLEENKNKED, encoded by the coding sequence ATGAACGAACGAATTGTCTGCCTTGATATCGGTGACGTCCGGATCGGTGTGGCTGTTTCAGATCCCACCGGAACCATCGCCTCTCCCGTGGAGGTGATCCAGCGGGTTGGCTGGGGGCCGGATACGCGCCGGATTGTTTCCATTTGTGAACGCTATGAGACCAACCGTATTCTTTCCGGCCTGCCGCTGAATATGGACGGTTCCGAGGGCTTTCAGGCGCAGAAGGTCCGTCAGTTCTGCGATCAGCTGGCCAAAGCAGGCCTGCAGGTTGTGTTCCAGGATGAACGCTTGTCCACAGTCTCTGCGGAGGATGCGCTGATTGAGGGCGGGGTTTCCCGCGCCGAGCGGAAGCAGAAGGTGGATATGATTGCCGCTTCGGTAATACTCCGGCAGTGGCTGGAAGAAAATAAAAACAAGGAGGATTAA
- a CDS encoding phospho-sugar mutase, translating to MTLMEKYESWVNCSAMTEELLSELRSMDQDQINDSFYRDLAFGTGGLRGVLGAGTNRMNLFIVMKATRGLARYLLDTFSNPSCAVSCDSRIHSRDFAELTAAVLAENGVKVWLYPRLQPTPMLSFAVRHLSASAGVMVTASHNPAKFNGYKVYGADGCQITLEAADRIQKKISEQPDLSDSLPSFEKHLAAGTIRYITDETIEAYYQAVLSLRAHPSSEQLHVVYSPLNGAGNVPVREIMKRLGNIRVDIVTEQELPDGHFPTCPYPNPEIREAMNLAIQKTVETGADLCFATDPDCDRMGAGVRVGNDVRLISGNDMGILMLDYLCRNRLPVQGSLPPVVVKTIVTTEMARALCDKYGLELRNVLTGFKYIGEQIGLLEAEDQADRFLFGFEESYGYLSGTDVRDKDAVNAVLLLCDMAAGLKEKGLSLLDRLEELRAEFGLYVQRLLTYEYEGENGSRKMSSIMSSLRAPLADFTDARLNGCKRIDYHNDDTGLPKSDVLSFALSADDQFIVRPSGTEPKLKAYLFTRASSVAEAEANLDRLQELVDGLCK from the coding sequence ATGACACTGATGGAAAAGTATGAATCCTGGGTGAACTGTTCCGCGATGACGGAAGAGCTGCTGTCTGAACTCAGGTCCATGGATCAGGATCAAATCAATGACAGTTTTTACAGGGATCTTGCCTTTGGCACCGGCGGCCTGCGGGGCGTGCTTGGTGCGGGTACAAACCGGATGAATCTCTTTATAGTCATGAAGGCCACACGTGGCCTCGCCCGTTACCTGCTGGATACCTTCAGCAATCCTTCCTGCGCTGTCAGCTGCGACAGCCGGATCCATTCCCGTGATTTTGCGGAACTGACGGCTGCTGTTCTGGCCGAAAACGGCGTCAAAGTATGGCTCTATCCCCGTCTCCAGCCTACGCCCATGCTCAGCTTCGCGGTGCGTCATCTTTCTGCGTCTGCCGGCGTAATGGTCACCGCTTCTCACAACCCTGCCAAATTCAACGGATATAAGGTTTACGGAGCCGACGGCTGCCAGATTACCCTGGAAGCCGCTGACCGGATCCAGAAGAAAATCAGTGAGCAGCCTGATCTTTCTGACAGTCTTCCCTCCTTTGAGAAACATCTTGCCGCAGGCACCATCCGGTATATTACCGATGAGACGATTGAAGCCTATTATCAGGCTGTTCTCAGCCTGCGGGCCCATCCTTCATCTGAGCAGCTTCACGTGGTCTATTCGCCCCTTAACGGTGCCGGAAATGTGCCTGTACGGGAAATTATGAAGCGTCTCGGCAATATCCGTGTCGATATCGTAACCGAGCAGGAACTGCCCGACGGACACTTCCCCACCTGTCCCTATCCGAATCCGGAAATCCGTGAGGCAATGAACCTGGCTATTCAGAAAACCGTTGAAACCGGTGCGGACCTGTGCTTTGCCACAGATCCGGATTGTGACCGTATGGGCGCCGGCGTCCGGGTCGGTAATGATGTCAGGTTGATCAGCGGCAATGATATGGGCATTCTTATGCTGGATTATCTCTGCCGGAACCGCCTTCCTGTCCAGGGCAGCCTTCCGCCTGTTGTGGTCAAAACCATCGTAACCACGGAAATGGCCCGTGCGCTGTGTGATAAATACGGCCTGGAGCTGCGGAATGTGCTGACCGGTTTCAAGTATATCGGTGAGCAGATCGGCCTGCTGGAAGCTGAAGACCAGGCAGATCGTTTCCTCTTCGGTTTTGAGGAAAGCTACGGTTATCTTTCCGGTACGGATGTCCGGGACAAAGATGCGGTGAACGCCGTTCTGCTCCTCTGCGACATGGCCGCCGGGCTCAAGGAGAAGGGGCTTTCCCTCCTGGACCGCCTGGAGGAGCTGCGCGCGGAATTCGGCCTTTATGTCCAGCGCCTGCTGACCTATGAATATGAAGGCGAGAACGGATCCAGGAAGATGAGCAGCATCATGTCTTCGCTCCGGGCTCCTCTTGCGGACTTTACGGATGCCCGTCTCAATGGCTGCAAACGGATTGATTATCATAATGATGACACCGGCCTGCCGAAGAGCGATGTCCTCTCCTTTGCACTTTCAGCAGATGATCAGTTTATTGTCCGTCCTTCCGGTACGGAACCGAAGCTCAAAGCGTACCTTTTTACAAGAGCTTCTTCTGTAGCGGAAGCTGAAGCAAACCTGGATCGTCTCCAGGAGCTTGTGGACGGGCTGTGCAAATAA
- a CDS encoding amino acid ABC transporter permease, protein MFGKLLSDISGLWAKYGTTYLQGIGNTLILAVTATLIGCVIGFLCGILQTIPCGKKDPVIKRVLLRIVRIVIRAYVELFRGTPMILQAVFIFYGLPYFFNVNFSSIWTVSILVVSINTGAYMAESVRGGIMSIDPGQFEGAKAIGMNHWQTMLYIILPQTLRNIMPQIGNNYIINVKDTSVMFIIGFSDFFAAHKMVAGAVFKYFPSAFIEMGGYLCMTLLASFLLRKLEKKLAGKSNYELVTTDQLVMTAGTYNYPDHQEASPFGDTDKE, encoded by the coding sequence ATGTTTGGCAAGCTCCTGTCTGATATCAGCGGATTATGGGCCAAATACGGTACGACGTACCTTCAGGGAATCGGCAATACACTGATCCTTGCCGTAACAGCAACGCTGATCGGCTGTGTGATCGGATTCCTGTGCGGCATCCTGCAGACGATACCCTGCGGAAAGAAAGACCCTGTGATCAAGCGGGTCCTGCTTCGGATTGTCCGGATTGTCATCCGCGCATACGTAGAACTTTTCCGCGGTACGCCCATGATCCTGCAGGCCGTCTTTATCTTCTACGGTCTTCCGTATTTCTTTAATGTCAATTTCTCCAGTATATGGACGGTCAGTATCCTTGTCGTATCAATCAACACAGGCGCGTATATGGCAGAGTCCGTACGCGGCGGCATTATGAGTATCGATCCCGGTCAGTTCGAAGGCGCAAAAGCCATCGGCATGAACCACTGGCAGACGATGCTCTATATCATCCTGCCGCAGACACTGCGGAATATCATGCCCCAGATCGGCAACAACTACATCATCAACGTCAAGGATACGTCAGTCATGTTCATCATCGGATTCTCCGATTTCTTTGCCGCCCATAAGATGGTGGCAGGCGCCGTATTCAAGTATTTTCCTTCCGCTTTTATCGAGATGGGAGGATATCTGTGTATGACGCTTCTGGCTTCCTTCCTGCTGCGGAAGCTGGAAAAGAAACTGGCCGGAAAATCCAATTATGAACTGGTAACCACAGACCAGCTTGTCATGACGGCCGGAACATACAACTATCCGGACCACCAGGAAGCATCGCCCTTCGGCGATACCGATAAAGAATGA
- a CDS encoding zinc-ribbon domain containing protein, translating to MYEDKTLTCRDCGNEFVFSASEQEFFAQKGFQNEPTRCPACRAARRAQNGNGGAPRQMFTVICDGCGCETQVPFQPRGDRPVYCRDCFEAQRQNRF from the coding sequence ATGTACGAAGACAAGACTCTGACCTGTCGTGACTGCGGCAACGAATTCGTTTTCTCTGCCAGTGAGCAGGAATTCTTTGCCCAGAAGGGCTTCCAGAATGAGCCCACCCGCTGCCCTGCCTGCCGCGCTGCCCGTCGGGCTCAGAACGGCAATGGCGGTGCTCCCCGGCAGATGTTCACCGTGATCTGCGACGGCTGCGGCTGCGAAACCCAGGTTCCCTTCCAGCCCCGCGGAGATCGTCCCGTGTACTGCCGTGACTGCTTCGAAGCACAGCGTCAGAACCGGTTCTGA
- the rpsO gene encoding 30S ribosomal protein S15: protein MNKSEIIAAYAQHEGDTGSPEVQIALLTERINHLNEHLKSNKNDHHSNRGLLLMVGRRRNMLEYLKKTDIERYRSLISKLNLRK from the coding sequence ATGAACAAATCCGAGATTATTGCCGCTTATGCACAGCATGAAGGCGACACCGGCTCCCCCGAAGTTCAGATCGCTCTGCTCACAGAGAGAATCAATCACCTGAACGAGCACCTGAAGAGCAACAAGAACGACCATCATTCCAATCGTGGTCTGCTGCTGATGGTTGGCCGCCGCCGCAACATGCTCGAGTACCTCAAGAAAACGGATATTGAGCGCTACCGTTCCCTGATTTCCAAGCTGAACCTGCGTAAATAA